Proteins encoded in a region of the Benincasa hispida cultivar B227 chromosome 2, ASM972705v1, whole genome shotgun sequence genome:
- the LOC120071058 gene encoding uncharacterized protein LOC120071058 — protein sequence MDCNKDDAIKAKQVAEKKFVEMDIAAAVRFALRAHSLYPGLDGLPQFIATLNVYLSAEKRFDGCIDWYRILGVDPLADEETIRKHYRKLALILHPDKNKSIGADGAFKIVSEAWSCLSDKTKRAAFDQKRNTRGMPMKSTETRSSVPIVRNGFHNLSPNNNLNRWHWRSDDEVLSAPASHPVKSTFWTMCNSCKVHFEYLRSYLNHNLICPNCRISFLAVENPSPPFNGNPSSSPWTFNRQQQASSAYSHFKKSFNVEKTQFSARGGVDSAGYSSMESMHKSFHSDTSCKLRATEGMQASASSTAKTFSFFKPSSPKMKVGHKDGISEAMKEEPSLREDHAPNKGDAGLAATSFNDSASSVHKGDRPKKKRRITGHKMQGNIKNFLRQMELDGAGITKESSGSQKYSFEGRRTVTGKFRPDNTRELSQLELRQMLMGKARNEICKKLNEWKADASSTILQRMANSNKDLVEEKEGKSVVLNGTKSSGYLNAACSKDELLQTKYPSPPNSGESPDTKDSESFSMSVPDPDFHDFDKDRAEKSFGSNQVWAVYDDDDGMPRYYAMVHKVISLKPFKMRISWLNSKSNIELAPLNWIGCGFPKTSGDFWIGKYEDYGSLNSFSHKVKQIKGKRGAIRIFPSKGDVWALYRNWSPDWNELTPDDVIHKYDMVEVLEDYNEDKGIAVVPLVKVVGYKTVFQQHSDPSKIRNIPREEMFRFSHQVPSCLLTGLEGQNAPAGCWELDPAATPLELLQVAKDTETELEEAVESAEKANDRHPLEATKSAKEANIENNVETTIRCLKVQDKVKVEDLMMHNGNKTTVQKMIVYSRKRFRGKLPIGAELSAH from the coding sequence ATGGATTGCAATAAAGATGATGCCATTAAGGCCAAGCAGGTTGCTGAGAAAAAGTTTGTAGAGATGGACATTGCTGCTGCAGTTAGATTTGCCTTGAGGGCCCATAGTTTGTATCCCGGTCTTGATGGTCTTCCACAATTTATTGCAACTCTTAATGTTTACTTGTCTGCAGAGAAAAGATTTGATGGATGCATTGATTGGTACAGGATCCTTGGTGTGGATCCTCTAGCTGATGAAGAAACCATTAGGAAACATTATAGAAAATTGGCACTCATTCTTCATCCTGACAAAAACAAATCAATTGGTGCAGATGGGGCTTTTAAAATTGTATCTGAAGCTTGGAGCTGCTTGTCTGACAAAACCAAGAGAGCAGCATTTGACCAAAAGCGGAATACAAGAGGTATGCCTATGAAGTCCACTGAAACAAGATCATCAGTTCCAATTGTTCGGAATGGTTTCCATAATCTCTCCCCCAATAATAATTTGAATAGATGGCATTGGAGAAGTGATGATGAGGTCCTTTCTGCTCCAGCTTCTCATCCAGTGAAATCCACGTTTTGGACAATGTGCAATTCATGCAAGGTGCATTTTGAGTATCTCAGATCTTATCTTAATCACAATCTTATTTGTCCCAACTGCCGCATATCCTTTTTGGCTGTTGAAAACCCATCACCACCTTTCAATGGGAATCCGTCATCCTCTCCATGGACTTTCAACAGGCAGCAACAGGCTTCCAGTGCATATAGCCATTTCAAGAAATCATTTAATGTGGAGAAGACACAGTTTTCTGCTAGAGGAGGTGTGGACTCAGCTGGATATAGTAGTATGGAATCTATGCATAAATCTTTTCATTCTGATACATCATGTAAACTCAGAGCAACTGAAGGTATGCAAGCATCAGCTTCTTCAACAGCTAAAACTTTTAGTTTCTTCAAACCATCATCTCCAAAGATGAAGGTAGGGCATAAAGATGGCATATCGGAAGCTATGAAAGAGGAGCCTTCTCTGAGAGAAGATCATGCTCCCAACAAAGGGGATGCTGGTCTTGCCGCTACATCCTTCAATGACAGTGCCAGTTCTGTACATAAAGGAGATAGACCGAAGAAAAAAAGACGCATAACTGGACATAAAATGCAGGGTAATATCAAAAACTTCCTCAGGCAAATGGAATTAGATGGTGCAGGGATTACAAAGGAGAGTAGTGGATCTCAAAAGTATAGCTTTGAAGGAAGAAGGACAGTCACAGGAAAGTTTAGACCTGATAATACAAGGGAGCTTTCCCAGCTGGAATTGCGACAGATGTTGATGGGCAAGGCTAGGAATGAGATCTGCAAGAAGCTTAATGAATGGAAAGCAGATGCGTCATCAACCATTTTGCAAAGGATGGCGAATTCTAACAAGGATCTTGTTGAAGAGAAAGAGGGGAAAAGTGTTGTTCTAAATGGTACGAAATCCAGTGGATATCTGAATGCTGCATGTAGTAAAGATGAATTGCTGCAGACCAAATATCCTTCACCTCCAAATTCTGGTGAGAGTCCAGACACCAAAGATTCTGAATCTTTCTCCATGAGCGTTCCTGATCCAGATTTTCATGATTTTGACAAGGATCGTGCGGAAAAGTCATTTGGTAGTAATCAGGTTTGGGCTGTTTATGATGACGATGATGGTATGCCCCGGTATTATGCCATGGTTCATAAAGTTATATCATTGAAACCATTCAAAATGCGAATCAGTTGGCTTAATTCTAAAAGTAACATTGAACTGGCTCCATTGAACTGGATTGGTTGTGGATTTCCAAAGACAAGTGGGGATTTCTGGATTGGAAAGTATGAAGATTATGGCTCTCTCAATTCCTTCTCACACAAGGTTAAGCAGATAAAAGGCAAGAGAGGAGCTATTAGAATCTTTCCTAGTAAAGGAGatgtgtgggctctgtataGGAATTGGTCTCCTGATTGGAATGAGCTTACCCCAGACGATGTCATTCACAAATATGACATGGTGGAAGTCCTTGAAGATTACAATGAAGATAAAGGGATTGCTGTTGTTCCATTAGTTAAAGTTGTTGGTTACAAGACTGTGTTTCAGCAGCACTCAGATCCATCAAAGATCCGGAATATTCCCAGAGAAGAAATGTTTCGGTTTTCTCACCAGGTTCCTTCATGCTTGCTTACAGGCCTTGAAGGTCAAAACGCTCCTGCTGGTTGCTGGGAGCTTGATCCTGCAGCAACACCCCTGGAACTTCTTCAAGTTGCCAAGGACACTGAAACAGAACTCGAAGAAGCGGTTGAGAGCGCTGAAAAAGCCAATGACAGACACCCACTTGAGGCTACAAAATCTGCTAAAGAAGCAAACATTGAGAATAATGTAGAAACAACTATTCGATGTCTAAAAGTTCAGGATAAAGTAAAGGTGGAAGATCTGATGATGCATAATGGAAATAAGACAACAGTTCAAAAGATGATTGTGTATAGCCGGAAGCGGTTCCGGGGAAAATTGCCAATTGGTGCCGAGTTATCAGCACATTAG
- the LOC120071059 gene encoding nuclear transcription factor Y subunit C-1: MDTNNQTQSSPYPPPQAPVPAPPFHHLLQQQQQQLQMFWSFQRQEIEQVNDFKNHQLPLARIKKIMKADEDVRMISAEAPILFAKACELFILELTIRSWLHAEENKRRTLQKNDIAAAITRTDIFDFLVDIVPRDEIKDEAGLGGMVGATASGVPYYYPPMGQPAGAPGGMMIGRPAMDPTGVYAQPPSQAWQSVWQTAAEDGSYASGGSSGQGNLDGQS, translated from the exons ATGGACACCAACAATCAAACCCAATCCTCCCCTTACCCTCCCCCTCAGGCCCCTGTCCCGGCCCCTCCCTTCCACCACCTCCTTCAGCAGCAGCAGCAACAGCTTCAGATGTTCTGGTCCTTTCAGCGTCAAGAAATCGAACAGGTTAACGATTTTAAAAACCATCAGCTTCCTCTCGCCCGCATTAAGAAGATCATGAAAGCCGACGAGGATGTTCGTATGATCTCTGCCGAGGCCCCCATTTTGTTTGCCAAGGCTTGCGAGCTCTTCATTCTTGAACTCACTATTAGGTCATGGCTCCACGCGGAAGAGAATAAGAGGCGGACATTGCAGAAGAATGATATTGCTGCTGCCATCACGAGGACCGATATCTTTGATTTCTTAGTTGATATTGTGCCTAGAGATGAGATCAAGGACGAGGCTGGGTTGGGAGGCATGGTCGGAGCCACTGCTAGCGGAGTGCCGTACTATTACCCGCCTATGGGCCAACCGGCAGGGGCTCCAGGGGGGATGATGATTGGGAGACCGGCAATGGATCCTACCGGAGTTTACGCTCAGCCGCCGTCCCAGGCATGGCAATCGGTGTGGCAGACCGCGGCTGAGGACGGTTCTTACGCGAGTGGGGGCAGTAGCGGGCAGGGTAATCTTGATGGTCAGAG CTAA